The DNA sequence GACAATATTAATATGGGTGGCTGAAGGGCAAGGCCAAGAGTCATGGGCCAAAAGGGTTGACACAGGCAAGAAAGTGGTAACAACTCTTCAGTTCTACTTCCATGACACGCCCACTGGACCAAATCCAAGTGTAGTCCCGATCGCACAAGCTGCTGGAACCATCAATACGACTACCATGTTTGGAGTTCTGAATATGCTTGATGATCCACTTACTGTTGGACCTAACCCAACTTCAAAGATAGTAGGCCGAGCCCGCGGACTGTATGGATTCGCTAGTCAAACTGATTTAAACCTCATCAT is a window from the Capsicum annuum cultivar UCD-10X-F1 unplaced genomic scaffold, UCD10Xv1.1 ctg63728, whole genome shotgun sequence genome containing:
- the LOC107880034 gene encoding dirigent protein 23-like, whose amino-acid sequence is MLSVREAMGIVVLIVAMTILIWVAEGQGQESWAKRVDTGKKVVTTLQFYFHDTPTGPNPSVVPIAQAAGTINTTTMFGVLNMLDDPLTVGPNPTSKIVGRARGLYGFASQTDLNLIMVMSFWFTDGSYKGSSLSLLSLNPTLNPVREMAIIGGTGLFRFGRGYALAHTYSLNPTTGDGIAGYNITIVTNV